The following proteins are co-located in the Ancylothrix sp. D3o genome:
- a CDS encoding glycosyltransferase yields the protein MAQTYEDWELIIWDDGSTDASVMIAQSWAAKDARIRFYSAAHQGFNSALRAGYALCRGYYLGSVDSDDLLAPAALEETVDFLDKNPNYGLVYTDRFLIDSQGNNRGLDERCKIPYSRDKLLVDLMVFHFRLFRRPVFEAVGGISPDFETAEDYDFCLKVSEIAEIKHLQKPLYYYRIRTGQITQAKRPEVIRDSAKAINNALLRRGLAESYYLEVTDQQVFRILRRQDKVAG from the coding sequence GTGGCTCAAACTTATGAAGATTGGGAGTTAATTATTTGGGATGATGGCTCAACGGATGCGTCAGTTATGATTGCCCAAAGTTGGGCAGCAAAAGATGCGCGTATTCGTTTTTATTCGGCTGCTCATCAGGGGTTTAATTCGGCTTTGCGTGCAGGCTATGCCTTGTGTCGGGGTTACTATCTTGGTTCAGTTGATTCTGATGATTTGCTTGCACCGGCAGCTTTAGAAGAAACGGTGGATTTTTTAGATAAAAATCCGAATTATGGTTTGGTTTATACTGACCGGTTTCTAATTGATTCTCAAGGCAATAATCGCGGTTTAGATGAGCGCTGTAAAATTCCTTATAGTCGTGACAAATTGTTAGTAGATTTGATGGTTTTTCATTTTCGATTATTTCGCCGGCCGGTATTTGAAGCAGTTGGGGGAATTTCGCCAGATTTTGAAACAGCAGAAGATTATGATTTTTGTTTGAAAGTTTCGGAAATTGCCGAAATTAAACATCTGCAAAAACCGCTTTATTATTATCGAATTCGCACCGGCCAAATTACGCAAGCAAAACGTCCTGAAGTAATAAGAGATTCAGCAAAAGCTATTAATAATGCTCTTTTGCGTCGTGGTTTGGCAGAGTCTTATTATTTAGAAGTGACTGATCAGCAGGTATTTCGGATTTTG